A genome region from Manihot esculenta cultivar AM560-2 chromosome 5, M.esculenta_v8, whole genome shotgun sequence includes the following:
- the LOC110614829 gene encoding 5'-3' exoribonuclease 3 isoform X1, producing MGVPAFYRWLAEKYPLVVVDVIEEEPVVIDGVKIPVDTSRPNPNNIEYDNLYLDMNGIIHPCFHPEDRPSPTSFDEVFQCMFDYIDRLFVMVRPRKLLYMAIDGVAPRAKMNQQRSRRFRAAKDAADAAAEEERLREEFEREGRKLPPKEGSQVFDSNVITPGTEFMAVLSIALQYYIHLRLNYDPGWKKIKVILSDANVPGEGEHKIMSYIRLQRNLPGYNPNTRHCLYGLDADLIMLALATHEVHFSILREIVFTPGQQDKCFLCGQMGHLAADCEGKAKRKAGEFDEKGDENVVVKKPYQFLNIWTLREYLEYEMRIPNPPFEIDFECIVDDFIFMCFFVGNDFLPHMPTLEIREGAINLLIAVYKKELRTMDGYLTNASKPNLSRVEHFIQAVGSYEDKIFMKRARLHQRQSERIKREKAQARRGDDVAPQVQPESLVPVARFRGSRLASAPSPSPFQQSLGRTADVQARKVARLSSSANVGAAIVEAENSLEIEICENENKEELKAKLKEILREKNDIFNSKNQEEDKIKLGEPGWKERYYEEKFYAKTPEEIENIRKDVVLRYTEGLCWVMHYYYEGVCSWQWFYPYHYAPFASDLKDLDQMKIEFELGSPFKPFDQLMGVFPAASAHALPVHYRKLMTDPNSPIIDFYPTDFEVDMNGKRYAWQGIAKLPFIDEARLLAEVKKIEHTLTEEEARRNSMMFDMLFVLSSHSLAESIYLLDNHCKQFTDKERVEVQERINPELRAACSDGMNGYISPCSGDTQPPIFRSPVAGMEDILDNEVICAIYRLPDLHKHITRPPAGVIFPKKIVNAGDLKPAPVLWHEDSGRRPWESERHNPPGTISGRHLGEASHRLVVNSLQVKVDRNGYAHHLHAPPPSYAAAPHVPPHYSHSNGFHDPGRHGIVHPRRDYSHAGQHRFSNPHYNRGYGQPYASSGGNHHYDGSNPQYERDNRSGGPHSRQVHNTPEFHQNGGPRHLHGSITQTSPGVTAYGYQGAYDNYQRHQSLGVGGQQWGDGFPPLADQNVPRGYNHHQQRGNRYSALDARGSRVPPSGAVGPSRVPPSGAGGPSRTPPHHLPHGGQSRRPMQPPPGGAGGFHQPAPPSNGNRGPRPPPLGGANKRPSPAGYGHR from the exons ATGGCGTTGCTCCTCGGGCTAAAATGAATCAGCAACGATCTAGGCGATTTAGAGCAGCTAAAGATGCAGCGGATGCG gcagctgaagaagagaGGCTAAGGGAGGAGTTTGAGAGGGAGGGCAGAAAGCTACCCCCTAAAGAGGGCTCACAGGTTTTTGATTCCAATGTTATCACTCCAGGAACTGAATTTATGGCTGTTCTGTCAATTGCACTGCAGTACTACATTCATCTTAGACTAAATTATGATCCTGGCTGGAAAAAAATTAAG GTTATCCTTTCTGATGCAAATGTTCCTGGTGAAGGGGAACACAAGATTATGTCATATATTCGTCTTCAGAGGAATCTTCCTGGTTATAATCCAAATACTCGCCATTGCCTGTATGGTTTG GACGCAGATCTGATTATGTTGGCTTTGGCTACCCATGAAGTTCATTTTTCAATTCTTAGAGAG ATTGTTTTCACTCCTGGCCAACAAGACAAGTGCTTCCTATGTGGTCAAATGGGTCATTTAGCAGCAGATTGTGAAGGAAAGGCAAAGAGGAAGGCAGGGGAATTTGATGAGAAAGGTGATGAGAATGTTGTGGTAAAAAAGCCCTACCAG TTTCTCAATATTTGGACTCTTAGAGAGTATCTGGAATATGAAATGAGAATTCCTAATCCTccgtttgagattgattttgaATGCATTGTGGATGATTTTATATTCATGTGCTTCTTCGTTGGCAATGACTTTTTGCCACATATGCCCACATTGGAGATTCGTGAG GGTGCAATCAACTTGCTTATAGCAGTATACAAGAAGGAACTTAGGACAATGGATGGGTATCTGACAAATGCTAGCAAG CCTAATTTGAGCAGGGTGGAGCATTTTATTCAAGCAGTGGGATCATATGAAGACAAAATATTCATGAAAAGAGCGCGCTTGCACCAG AGGCAATCAGAAAGAATCAAGCGGGAAAAGGCACAGGCAAGAAGGGGAGATGATGTTGCACCTCAAGTTCAACCTGAGTCCTTGGTTCCAGTTGCTCGATTTCGTGGTTCTCGTCTTGCTTCTGCTCCTTCACCTTCGCCATTTCAGCAGAGTTTAGGACGCACTGCAGATGTTCAGGCCCGTAAAGTTGCCCGTTTGTCTTCATCAGCCAATGTTGGTGCTGCTATTGTTGAAGCAGAGAATAGTCTGGAAATAGAA ATatgtgaaaatgaaaataaagaagaattaAAAGCTAAGCTTAAGGAGATACTTCGCGAGAAGAATGACATCTTCAACTCAAAAAATCAAGAAGAAGACAAG ATAAAATTGGGAGAACCAGGATGGAAGGAAAGGTATTATGAAGAGaagttttatgcaaaaactcctGAGGAAATTGAGAACATACGAAAGGATGTT GTTTTGAGGTACACTGAAGGGCTATGTTGGGTCATGCATTATTACTATGAAGGAGTTTGTTCTTGGCAGTG GTTTTATCCTTATCATTATGCACCCTTTGCTTCTGACCTCAAAGATCTAGATCAGATGAAGATTGAGTTTGAACTGGGCTCCCCATTCAAACCATTTGATCAGCTTATGGGAGTTTTCCCTGCTGCGAG TGCCCATGCTCTTCCTGTGCATTATAGAAAATTGATGACTGATCCAAATTCTCCTATTATTGATTTTTACCCTACTG ATTTTGAAGTGGACATGAATGGAAAGCGGTATGCATGGCAG GGTATTGCAAAGTTGCCCTTCATTGATGAAGCTCGCCTTCTTGCGGAGGTCAAAAAGATTGAACACACGCTAACG GAGGAGGAAGCAAGGAGAAACAGTATGATGTTTGACATGCTTTTTGTGTTATCATCTCATTCTCTTGCTGAGAGTATATATTTACTTGATAATCACTGTAAACAATTTACGGACAAAGAACGAGTTGAAGTCCAAGAACGTATTAATCCTGAGTTGAG GGCTGCGTGCAGTGATGGGATGAATGGCTATATATCCCCTTGTTCTGGAGATACTCAACCTCCTATATTCAGGTCTCCGGTTGCAGGGATGGAGGACATTTTGGACAATGAAGTCAT ATGTGCTATATACAGGCTTCCTGACCTACATAAACATATAACACGACCACCTGCTGGTGTCATATTCCCTAAGAAG ATTGTAAATGCAGGGGATCTGAAACCTGCACCTGTTTTGTGGCATGAAGATTCTGGCAGGAGGCCTTGGGAAAGTGAAAG GCATAACCCCCCTGGAACTATCTCTGGCCGCCACCTTGGGGAAGCATCACATCGACTTGTCGTTAATAGTTTACAAGTAAAGGTGGATCGCAATGGTTATGCCCATCATTTGCATGCCCCCCCACCGTCTTATGCTGCGGCTCCTCATGTCCCACCACATTATTCCCATTCAAATGGATTTCATGATCCAGGAAGACATGGCATTGTGCATCCGAGAAGGGATTATTCTCATGCTGGTCAACATAGGTTTTCAAACCCTCACTATAACCGTGGTTATGGTCAGCCCTATGCTTCATCAGGTGGCAACCACCATTATGATGGGTCTAATCCTCAATATGAAAGAGATAACCGATCAGGGGGACCGCATTCAAGGCAGGTACATAACACACCAGAATTTCATCAGAATGGTGGACCACGACACCTGCATGGGTCCATTACACAAACATCACCTGGGGTCACTGCCTATGGTTATCAAGGTGCTTATGATAACTATCAGAGGCATCAATCGCTTGGAGTTGGTGGTCAGCAGTGGGGTGATGGTTTCCCTCCACTGGCTGATCAGAATGTTCCCAGAGGTTATAATCACCACCAACAAAGGGGTAACAGATATTCTGCGTTAGATGCGAGAGGAAGTAGGGTGCCTCCGTCTGGTGCTGTTGGGCCAAGTAGGGTGCCTCCGTCTGGTGCTGGTGGGCCTAGTAGGACGCCACCACACCATTTGCCTCATGGTGGGCAAAGTAGACGGCCAATGCAGCCACCACCTGGTGGAGCTGGTGGGTTTCACCAACCAGCACCACCTAGTAATGGAAATAGGGGGCCTAGGCCTCCACCACTTGGTGGAGCTAATAAGAGGCCATCCCCAGCTGGGTATGGGCACCGATAG
- the LOC110614829 gene encoding 5'-3' exoribonuclease 3 isoform X2 has product MGVPAFYRWLAEKYPLVVVDVIEEEPVVIDGVKIPVDTSRPNPNNIEYDNLYLDMNGIIHPCFHPEDRPSPTSFDEVFQCMFDYIDRLFVMVRPRKLLYMAIDGVAPRAKMNQQRSRRFRAAKDAADAAAEEERLREEFEREGRKLPPKEGSQVFDSNVITPGTEFMAVLSIALQYYIHLRLNYDPGWKKIKVILSDANVPGEGEHKIMSYIRLQRNLPGYNPNTRHCLYGLDADLIMLALATHEVHFSILREIVFTPGQQDKCFLCGQMGHLAADCEGKAKRKAGEFDEKGDENVVVKKPYQFLNIWTLREYLEYEMRIPNPPFEIDFECIVDDFIFMCFFVGNDFLPHMPTLEIREGAINLLIAVYKKELRTMDGYLTNASKPNLSRVEHFIQAVGSYEDKIFMKRARLHQRQSERIKREKAQARRGDDVAPQVQPESLVPVARFRGSRLASAPSPSPFQQSLGRTADVQARKVARLSSSANVGAAIVEAENSLEIEICENENKEELKAKLKEILREKNDIFNSKNQEEDKIKLGEPGWKERYYEEKFYAKTPEEIENIRKDVVLRYTEGLCWVMHYYYEGVCSWQWFYPYHYAPFASDLKDLDQMKIEFELGSPFKPFDQLMGVFPAASAHALPVHYRKLMTDPNSPIIDFYPTDFEVDMNGKRYAWQGIAKLPFIDEARLLAEVKKIEHTLTEEEARRNSMMFDMLFVLSSHSLAESIYLLDNHCKQFTDKERVEVQERINPELSDGMNGYISPCSGDTQPPIFRSPVAGMEDILDNEVICAIYRLPDLHKHITRPPAGVIFPKKIVNAGDLKPAPVLWHEDSGRRPWESERHNPPGTISGRHLGEASHRLVVNSLQVKVDRNGYAHHLHAPPPSYAAAPHVPPHYSHSNGFHDPGRHGIVHPRRDYSHAGQHRFSNPHYNRGYGQPYASSGGNHHYDGSNPQYERDNRSGGPHSRQVHNTPEFHQNGGPRHLHGSITQTSPGVTAYGYQGAYDNYQRHQSLGVGGQQWGDGFPPLADQNVPRGYNHHQQRGNRYSALDARGSRVPPSGAVGPSRVPPSGAGGPSRTPPHHLPHGGQSRRPMQPPPGGAGGFHQPAPPSNGNRGPRPPPLGGANKRPSPAGYGHR; this is encoded by the exons ATGGCGTTGCTCCTCGGGCTAAAATGAATCAGCAACGATCTAGGCGATTTAGAGCAGCTAAAGATGCAGCGGATGCG gcagctgaagaagagaGGCTAAGGGAGGAGTTTGAGAGGGAGGGCAGAAAGCTACCCCCTAAAGAGGGCTCACAGGTTTTTGATTCCAATGTTATCACTCCAGGAACTGAATTTATGGCTGTTCTGTCAATTGCACTGCAGTACTACATTCATCTTAGACTAAATTATGATCCTGGCTGGAAAAAAATTAAG GTTATCCTTTCTGATGCAAATGTTCCTGGTGAAGGGGAACACAAGATTATGTCATATATTCGTCTTCAGAGGAATCTTCCTGGTTATAATCCAAATACTCGCCATTGCCTGTATGGTTTG GACGCAGATCTGATTATGTTGGCTTTGGCTACCCATGAAGTTCATTTTTCAATTCTTAGAGAG ATTGTTTTCACTCCTGGCCAACAAGACAAGTGCTTCCTATGTGGTCAAATGGGTCATTTAGCAGCAGATTGTGAAGGAAAGGCAAAGAGGAAGGCAGGGGAATTTGATGAGAAAGGTGATGAGAATGTTGTGGTAAAAAAGCCCTACCAG TTTCTCAATATTTGGACTCTTAGAGAGTATCTGGAATATGAAATGAGAATTCCTAATCCTccgtttgagattgattttgaATGCATTGTGGATGATTTTATATTCATGTGCTTCTTCGTTGGCAATGACTTTTTGCCACATATGCCCACATTGGAGATTCGTGAG GGTGCAATCAACTTGCTTATAGCAGTATACAAGAAGGAACTTAGGACAATGGATGGGTATCTGACAAATGCTAGCAAG CCTAATTTGAGCAGGGTGGAGCATTTTATTCAAGCAGTGGGATCATATGAAGACAAAATATTCATGAAAAGAGCGCGCTTGCACCAG AGGCAATCAGAAAGAATCAAGCGGGAAAAGGCACAGGCAAGAAGGGGAGATGATGTTGCACCTCAAGTTCAACCTGAGTCCTTGGTTCCAGTTGCTCGATTTCGTGGTTCTCGTCTTGCTTCTGCTCCTTCACCTTCGCCATTTCAGCAGAGTTTAGGACGCACTGCAGATGTTCAGGCCCGTAAAGTTGCCCGTTTGTCTTCATCAGCCAATGTTGGTGCTGCTATTGTTGAAGCAGAGAATAGTCTGGAAATAGAA ATatgtgaaaatgaaaataaagaagaattaAAAGCTAAGCTTAAGGAGATACTTCGCGAGAAGAATGACATCTTCAACTCAAAAAATCAAGAAGAAGACAAG ATAAAATTGGGAGAACCAGGATGGAAGGAAAGGTATTATGAAGAGaagttttatgcaaaaactcctGAGGAAATTGAGAACATACGAAAGGATGTT GTTTTGAGGTACACTGAAGGGCTATGTTGGGTCATGCATTATTACTATGAAGGAGTTTGTTCTTGGCAGTG GTTTTATCCTTATCATTATGCACCCTTTGCTTCTGACCTCAAAGATCTAGATCAGATGAAGATTGAGTTTGAACTGGGCTCCCCATTCAAACCATTTGATCAGCTTATGGGAGTTTTCCCTGCTGCGAG TGCCCATGCTCTTCCTGTGCATTATAGAAAATTGATGACTGATCCAAATTCTCCTATTATTGATTTTTACCCTACTG ATTTTGAAGTGGACATGAATGGAAAGCGGTATGCATGGCAG GGTATTGCAAAGTTGCCCTTCATTGATGAAGCTCGCCTTCTTGCGGAGGTCAAAAAGATTGAACACACGCTAACG GAGGAGGAAGCAAGGAGAAACAGTATGATGTTTGACATGCTTTTTGTGTTATCATCTCATTCTCTTGCTGAGAGTATATATTTACTTGATAATCACTGTAAACAATTTACGGACAAAGAACGAGTTGAAGTCCAAGAACGTATTAATCCTGAGTTGAG TGATGGGATGAATGGCTATATATCCCCTTGTTCTGGAGATACTCAACCTCCTATATTCAGGTCTCCGGTTGCAGGGATGGAGGACATTTTGGACAATGAAGTCAT ATGTGCTATATACAGGCTTCCTGACCTACATAAACATATAACACGACCACCTGCTGGTGTCATATTCCCTAAGAAG ATTGTAAATGCAGGGGATCTGAAACCTGCACCTGTTTTGTGGCATGAAGATTCTGGCAGGAGGCCTTGGGAAAGTGAAAG GCATAACCCCCCTGGAACTATCTCTGGCCGCCACCTTGGGGAAGCATCACATCGACTTGTCGTTAATAGTTTACAAGTAAAGGTGGATCGCAATGGTTATGCCCATCATTTGCATGCCCCCCCACCGTCTTATGCTGCGGCTCCTCATGTCCCACCACATTATTCCCATTCAAATGGATTTCATGATCCAGGAAGACATGGCATTGTGCATCCGAGAAGGGATTATTCTCATGCTGGTCAACATAGGTTTTCAAACCCTCACTATAACCGTGGTTATGGTCAGCCCTATGCTTCATCAGGTGGCAACCACCATTATGATGGGTCTAATCCTCAATATGAAAGAGATAACCGATCAGGGGGACCGCATTCAAGGCAGGTACATAACACACCAGAATTTCATCAGAATGGTGGACCACGACACCTGCATGGGTCCATTACACAAACATCACCTGGGGTCACTGCCTATGGTTATCAAGGTGCTTATGATAACTATCAGAGGCATCAATCGCTTGGAGTTGGTGGTCAGCAGTGGGGTGATGGTTTCCCTCCACTGGCTGATCAGAATGTTCCCAGAGGTTATAATCACCACCAACAAAGGGGTAACAGATATTCTGCGTTAGATGCGAGAGGAAGTAGGGTGCCTCCGTCTGGTGCTGTTGGGCCAAGTAGGGTGCCTCCGTCTGGTGCTGGTGGGCCTAGTAGGACGCCACCACACCATTTGCCTCATGGTGGGCAAAGTAGACGGCCAATGCAGCCACCACCTGGTGGAGCTGGTGGGTTTCACCAACCAGCACCACCTAGTAATGGAAATAGGGGGCCTAGGCCTCCACCACTTGGTGGAGCTAATAAGAGGCCATCCCCAGCTGGGTATGGGCACCGATAG
- the LOC110615980 gene encoding endoglucanase 10 encodes MGEKSKSRGFCGWFIVAVVLALVVVAVVYTVKKKTGKSDDASPVPGPPGAVDKKYADALKVAMQFFDVQKSGKLEDNKISWRGNSALKDGSEAKLDLSKGMYDAGDHMKFGFPMAFTATVLSWAILEYGDQMDAVNQLEPAQDSLKWITDYLINAHAAENVLYIQVGDPKTDHGCWDRPEVMTEKRPLIQVNTSFPGTEVAAETAAAMASASLVFKKSDPTYSSTLLKHAEELFSFADKHRGSYSESIPDVQNYYNSTGYGDELLWAASWLYHATGDKSYLQYVTGQNGKSFANWGSPTWFCWDNKLAGTQVLLSRLTFFGEQDSSNSGLQMYRTTAEAVMCGLIPNSPTATTSRTVGGLVLVSDWNGLQHPVASAFLATLYSDYMLTSRTAKLSCNGKSYKPSDLRKFARSQADYVLGNNALKMSFLVGYGDKFPQYVHHRGASIPVDATTGCKDGWKWLDSEEPNPNIAVGGLVGGPFRNETYDDSRNNTMQGEPSTYNSAVIVGLLSGLVTTSSVVQSFT; translated from the exons ATGGGAGAGAAATCGAAGTCCAGGGGGTTCTGTGGATGGTTTATTGTGGCTGTAGTATTGGCATTGGTTGTGGTTGCCGTCGTTTACACTGTTAAAAAGAAAACTGGTAAATCCGATGACGCTTCTCCTGTTCCAGGGCCTCCTGGCGCCGTCGATAAGAAGTACGCTGATGCTCTTAAAGTTGCTATGCAATTCTTCGATGTGCAAAAGT CTGGTAAGTTGGAGGATAACAAGATATCTTGGAGAGGGAATTCGGCTCTTAAAGATGGGAGTGAAGCGAAATTGGACCTTTCGAAAGGAATGTATGATGCAGGAGATCATATGAAGTTTGGTTTCCCAATGGCTTTTACTGCCACAGTGTTATCCTGGGCCATCCTTGAGTatggggatcagatggatgctGTTAATCAGTTGGAACCCGCTCAAGATTCGCTCAAGTGGATCACTGACTACCTCATCAATGCTCATGCTGCGGAAAATGTGCTCTATATTCAG GTTGGTGACCCTAAGACAGACCATGGTTGTTGGGACAGGCCTGAGGTCATGACTGAGAAGAGGCCTCTCATTCAGGTGAATACATCTTTTCCAGGAACAGAGGTTGCAGCTGAAACTGCAGCAGCTATGGCTTCAGCATCACTGGTGTTCAAGAAAAGTGACCCCACATATTCAAGCACGCTGCTTAAGCATGCTGAAGAATTATTTAGTTTTGCTGATAAACATAGAGGCTCCTACAGCGAGAGCATCCCTGACGTTCAGAACTATTACAATTCAACAGGATATGGTGATGAGCTCCTGTGGGCAGCTAGCTGGCTCTACCATGCTACAGGGGATAAATCATATCTTCAATATGTGACTGGGCAAAATGGAAAATCCTTTGCAAACTGGGGAAGTCCAACCTGGTTTTGCTGGGACAATAAACTAGCAGGAACCCAG GTTCTACTGTCCAGATTAACCTTCTTTGGTGAGCAAGATTCTTCAAACTCAGGTCTTCAAATGTACAGGACAACAGCTGAAGCTGTGATGTGTGGCCTTATACCGAATTCTCCAACTGCCACAACTAGTAGAACTGTCG GTGGCCTTGTATTGGTCAGTGATTGGAATGGTCTGCAACATCCTGTTGCTTCTGCATTTTTAGCTACTCTTTATAGTGACTACATGCTTACTTCAAGGACTGCAAAGCTATCATGCAATGGAAAATCATACAAACCATCAGATCTTCGGAAATTTGCCAGGTCCCAG GCTGATTATGTCTTGGGCAACAATGCTCTGAAAATGAGCTTTCTTGTTGGATATGGTGACAAGTTTCCACAATACGTGCACCATAGGGGAGCTTCAATCCCAGTTGATGCAACAACTGGCTGCAAGGATGGCTGGAAATGGCTTGATTCAGAAGAGCCCAATCCCAACATAGCCGTTGGAGGGCTTGTGGGTGGGCCTTTCCGAAATGAAACATATGATGATTCTCGGAACAACACAATGCAAGGGGAACCAAGCACATATAACAGTGCAGTAATCGTTGGGCTTCTCTCTGGTCTCGTCACCACCTCTTCAGTAGTTCAATCCTTCACTTAA
- the LOC110615052 gene encoding cytokinin riboside 5'-monophosphate phosphoribohydrolase LOG1 produces MENHQPSYNSRFRRVCVFCGSSPGKNPSYQLAAIQLGQQLVERNIDLVYGGGSIGLMGLVSQAVYDGGRHVLGVIPKTLMPREITGETVGEVRAVSGMHQRKAEMARQADAFIALPGGYGTLEELLEVITWAQLGIHDKPVGLLNVDGYYNSLLSFIDKAVDEGFIAPAARHIIVSAQSAHELMCKLEEYEARHNGVASKLSWEMEQQLGYKLKSDIAS; encoded by the exons ATGGAAAATCATCAGCCTTCCTACAATTCCAGATTCCGACGTGTCTGTGTCTTCTGCGGTAGCAGCCCTGGAAAGAATCCTAGCTACCAGCTTGCTGCTATCCAACTTGGTCAGCAACTG GTGGAGAGGAACATTGACTTGGTTTATGGAGGAGGAAGCATTGGTCTGATGGGTCTGGTCTCTCAAGCTGTTTACGATGGTGGTCGCCACGTGTTAGG AGTGATTCCAAAGACTCTCATGCCAAGAGAG ATAACAGGGGAAACAGTAGGCGAAGTAAGAGCAGTATCAGGCATGCATCAGCGCAAAGCAGAAATGGCTCGTCAAGCTGATGCATTTATAGCCTTACCAG GTGGTTATGGAACCTTGGAAGAACTGTTGGAGGTCATAACATGGGCTCAGCTTGGAATCCATGATAAACCG GTTGGGCTATTGAACGTTGATGGCTACTACAACTCACTGTTATCATTCATTGACAAAGCTGTTGATGAAGGTTTCATTGCTCCAGCTGCCCGTCACATTATTGTTTCTGCCCAATCTGCCCATGAACTCATGTGCAAGCTCGAG GAATATGAAGCTAGGCACAATGGGGTGGCCTCTAAGCTAAGTTGGGAGATGGAGCAACAATTAGGCTACAAATTAAAGTCAGACATTGCTAGTTGA